The following coding sequences lie in one Streptomyces albofaciens JCM 4342 genomic window:
- a CDS encoding Uma2 family endonuclease translates to MIIVDTCRVPEPEDLELPEGARAELLPGEIVIAGSQDLIHNCIVTEVMDRIPRQRWQRLQAQNVDLLKENSEPVPDLVVLERGAVPETGRLLPSQAVTMLVEVVSATSVDRDYRVKRTVYAAGRIPAYLIIDPIMAQCVLLPDPIGTGEEADYTVQRITKFGDPVPLDLLGVKLDTAEFQTFTDVRPHSHP, encoded by the coding sequence GTGATCATTGTGGACACGTGCCGGGTTCCGGAGCCCGAGGACCTTGAGCTGCCCGAAGGCGCCAGGGCCGAGCTTCTCCCTGGAGAGATCGTCATCGCGGGGAGTCAGGACCTGATCCACAACTGCATCGTGACGGAGGTGATGGACCGGATCCCGCGGCAGCGGTGGCAGCGACTCCAAGCGCAGAATGTCGACCTGCTGAAAGAGAACAGCGAGCCGGTGCCCGACCTCGTGGTGCTGGAGCGCGGCGCCGTACCGGAAACCGGGCGGCTGCTCCCCTCCCAGGCCGTCACCATGCTCGTCGAAGTCGTCTCCGCGACGAGCGTCGACCGTGACTACCGTGTCAAGCGCACCGTCTACGCCGCCGGCCGCATCCCGGCCTACCTGATCATCGACCCCATCATGGCCCAGTGCGTCCTCCTCCCCGACCCCATCGGCACCGGCGAGGAAGCCGACTACACGGTGCAGCGCATCACCAAGTTCGGCGACCCCGTACCCCTGGACCTGCTCGGCGTGAAGCTGGACACCGCCGAGTTCCAGACGTTCACCGACGTCAGGCCCCACTCCCACCCGTAA
- a CDS encoding DUF3097 domain-containing protein: MRSRQYGPDLTPPWKKQQPAPEVAAEPDLVVEEAVTGFCGAVVRCEKTAEGPTVTLEDRFGKHRVFPMTPRGFLLDGKPVTLVRPSARPAARGPARTASGSLAVPGARARVARAGRIYVEGRHDAELVERVWGDDLRIEGVVVEYLEGVDDLPAIVRSFSPGPDARLGVLVDHLVPGSKESRIAASVTDENVLVVGHPYIDVWEAVKPASVGIPAWPAVPRGQDWKTGVCRALRWPENTGAAWQRILGSVHSYKDLEPALLGRVEELIDFVTGGSGA, from the coding sequence GTGCGCAGCAGACAGTACGGCCCGGACCTGACCCCGCCGTGGAAGAAGCAGCAGCCGGCTCCCGAGGTCGCGGCGGAGCCGGACCTGGTGGTCGAGGAGGCCGTGACCGGGTTCTGCGGCGCGGTCGTCCGCTGCGAGAAGACCGCGGAAGGGCCCACGGTCACCCTTGAGGACCGCTTCGGCAAGCACCGGGTGTTCCCGATGACCCCGCGCGGCTTCCTGCTGGACGGCAAGCCCGTCACCCTCGTACGGCCGTCGGCCCGGCCCGCCGCGCGCGGCCCCGCCCGTACGGCATCCGGCTCCCTGGCCGTACCCGGCGCCCGCGCGCGGGTCGCCCGCGCCGGGCGCATCTACGTGGAGGGCCGCCACGACGCCGAGCTGGTGGAACGCGTCTGGGGCGACGACCTGCGCATCGAGGGCGTCGTCGTGGAATACCTCGAAGGCGTCGACGACCTCCCCGCCATCGTGCGTTCCTTCTCCCCCGGCCCCGACGCCCGCCTCGGCGTCCTGGTGGACCATCTGGTTCCCGGCTCGAAGGAGTCCCGCATCGCGGCTTCGGTCACCGATGAGAACGTCCTGGTCGTCGGACATCCGTACATCGATGTCTGGGAAGCTGTGAAGCCCGCCTCCGTCGGCATCCCCGCCTGGCCGGCCGTCCCCCGCGGCCAGGACTGGAAGACGGGCGTGTGCCGGGCGCTGCGCTGGCCGGAGAACACGGGCGCCGCGTGGCAGCGGATCCTCGGCTCGGTCCACTCCTACAAGGACCTGGAGCCGGCGCTGCTGGGGCGGGTGGAGGAGCTGATCGACTTCGTTACGGGTGGGAGTGGGGCCTGA
- a CDS encoding MBL fold metallo-hydrolase — protein sequence MRTTWEEAGWEELGAGVGRRRMPGWDETVGAVVGASGMLIVDTGATLGDGARLRRELRGIAGRDVTHVALTHPHFDHILGAPAFAGVQVFGAAGLDAYLPRAQEELRRDAVAYGVHPDAAAEATDLLVRPRHLVSGERILDLGGRQVLLANVGPGHTAHDLVVLVPGTHGSPAVVFCGDLVEESGEPQAGPDAVPGQWPAALDRLLALGGEDAVYVPGHGAVVDARFVRGQRDALSRRFGVSRR from the coding sequence ATGCGTACGACGTGGGAAGAAGCCGGGTGGGAAGAGCTCGGCGCGGGCGTCGGGCGGCGCCGGATGCCCGGCTGGGACGAGACGGTCGGCGCCGTCGTCGGCGCCTCCGGAATGCTGATCGTCGATACCGGCGCGACGCTAGGGGACGGCGCCCGGCTGCGCCGTGAGCTGCGCGGCATCGCGGGCCGTGACGTGACACACGTCGCGCTGACCCACCCCCACTTCGATCACATCCTGGGCGCCCCGGCCTTCGCGGGCGTCCAGGTCTTCGGCGCGGCGGGCCTCGACGCGTATCTGCCGCGCGCCCAGGAAGAACTGCGGCGCGACGCGGTGGCGTACGGCGTGCACCCCGACGCCGCCGCCGAGGCCACCGACCTGCTCGTCCGCCCGCGCCACCTGGTCTCCGGCGAGCGCATCCTCGACCTCGGCGGCCGGCAGGTGCTGCTCGCCAACGTCGGTCCCGGGCACACCGCGCACGACCTGGTGGTCCTCGTCCCCGGCACCCACGGCTCGCCCGCGGTCGTCTTCTGCGGCGACCTGGTCGAGGAGTCCGGCGAGCCGCAGGCCGGGCCGGACGCGGTCCCCGGGCAGTGGCCCGCCGCGCTGGACCGGCTGCTGGCGCTCGGCGGGGAGGACGCGGTGTACGTACCCGGGCACGGCGCTGTCGTGGATGCCCGATTCGTCCGTGGGCAACGTGACGCGCTCAGCCGTCGCTTCGGCGTGTCGCGGCGCTGA